Proteins from a genomic interval of Capsicum annuum cultivar UCD-10X-F1 chromosome 4, UCD10Xv1.1, whole genome shotgun sequence:
- the LOC107867241 gene encoding LIM domain-containing protein WLIM1, with protein MAFAGTTQKCMACDKTVYLVDKLTADNRIYHKACFRCHHCKGTLKLGNYNSFEGVLYCRPHFDQLFKQTGSLDKSFEGTPKIVKPQKHIDNERPQVAKVTSMFGGTREKCFGCKNTVYPTEKVSVNGTPYHKSCFKCSHGGCVISPSNYIAHEGRLYCKHHHIQLIKEKGNLSKLEGDHEMNPAMTTEVTAES; from the exons ATGGCATTTGCAGGAACAACTCAAAAGTGCATGGCTTGTGACAAGACTGTCTATCTGGTTGACAAATTAACTGCAGATAACAGAATCTATCACAAAGCTTGTTTCAGATGCCATCACTGCAAGGGCACCCTCAAG CTTGGCAACTACAACTCCTTTGAAGGAGTTCTTTACTGCAGACCACACTTTGATCAGCTCTTCAAACAAACTGGCAGTTTGGACAAAAGCTTTGAAG GGACACCAAAAATTGTGAAACCACAGAAACACATTGACAATGAG AGACCACAGGTAGCTAAAGTGACAAGCATGTTTGGTGGAACGAGGGAGAAATGTTTTGGCTGCAAGAACACTGTCTACCCAACCGAAAAG GTATCAGTTAATGGTACACCATACCACAAGAGCTGCTTCAAATGTAGCCATGGAGGTTGTGTGATTAGCCCTTCCAACTATATTGCCCATGAAGGGCGTCTTTACTGTAAGCATCACCACATTCAACTTATCAAGGAGAAAGGCAACTTAAGCAAGCTTGAGGGTGACCACGAGATGAATCCCGCGATGACAACAGAAGTTACTGCAGAATCATAA
- the LOC107867242 gene encoding F-box protein At3g12350, translating into MSTTADEVINTIALSFTDFPEDVQLNILSFLTPLDISNFACTSKRFVTLCRDDRKLWFSMCERKWGSKTHINKWGNGMISYKILYYTLLQYENLIGFWRRSGVETDVPLVFFEWGRFYVAGSRVKPSKTGSYDAVKMPFLWMGITSKGEVVNYLDPVGKLELNENVMNLDDLGVVESDLVPVNVNFMGKNHVVVEENGSGFGYSARGSSSSSGNVREEEYEDLCGSPGSLPDKLMSEIYQYFANKTSPGGNGSARRQRRRERERQGRRKWEPEDYVKIVNPLPTPDRPLQGLWKGFCDDTTLEFFLVSYDDIGGIACRRLVELCKPFSAYAPVFWTSNTTFIRSPLSSEEENIYESRMHIQPLSEADEPCEVLPSSDKRVILCMHFMNSSYDLVIPDLAGSTVNPRQAEGRIWQYEDGTFGFGFLRDNYIIDLRCIAQNGQILEVADFSGE; encoded by the exons ATGTCAACAACAGCAGATGAAGTAATCAACACAATTGCCCTATCATTCACTGATTTCCCAGAAGATGTTCAGCTCAACATCCTCTCATTTCTCACTCCTTTAGATATCTCCAATTTCGCATGCACTTCTAAGCGCTTCGTTACTCTCTGCCGTGACGACAGGAAACTATGGTTTTCCATGTGTGAACGAAAATGGGGCTCGAAAACCCACATTAACAAATGGGGTAACGGTATGATATCGTATAAGATTCTTTACTATACACTTTTGCAGTATGAGAATCTTATTGGATTTTGGCGGAGAAGTGGGGTTGAAACGGATGTTCCCTTGGTGTTTTTCGAGTGGGGGAGGTTTTATGTGGCGGGTTCGAGGGTGAAGCCGTCGAAAACGGGGAGTTATGACGCGGTGAAAATGCCGTTTTTGTGGATGGGGATTACGTCGAAGGGGGAAGTTGTTAATTATCTTGATCCCGTAGGGAAGTTGGAGTTGAATGAAAATGTGATGAATTTGGATGATTTGGGAGTTGTGGAGAGTGATTTGGTTCCTGTGAATGTGAATTTTATGGGGAAGAATCATGTTGTTGTGGAGGAAAATGGGAGTGGATTTGGGTATTCGGCGAGAGGTTCGAGCTCGAGCTCAGGGAATGTGAGGGAAGAGGAGTATGAGGATTTGTGTGGGTCGCCTGGGAGTTTGCCGGATAAGTTGATGTCCGAGATTTATCAGTATTTTGCTAACAAGACGAGTCCGGGTGGGAATGGGTCTGCGAGGAGACAGAGAAGGAGGGAGAGAGAAAGGCAGGGAAGAAGGAAATGGGAGCCAGAAGATTATGTGAAAATAGTGAATCCTTTGCCTACGCCAGACAGGCCGTTGCAGGGCTTGTGGAAG GGATTCTGTGATGACACAACTTTGGAGTTCTTCCTTGTCTCGTATGATGATATTGGTGGCATTGCTTGCAGAAGGCTTGTGGAATTATGTAAACCTTTCTCTGCCTATGCCCCAGTATTTTGGACTTCGAATACCACATTCATTCGGTCGCCTTTATCTTCAGAAGAAGAAAACATATATGAGAGTCGCATGCATATTCAGCCCCTTTCTGAAGCTGATGAACCGTGTGAGGTTCTGCCTAGTTCTGATAAGAGAGTAATTTTGTGCATGCATTTCATGAACTCGAGCTACGACTTGGTTATTCCAGATTTGGCAGGAAGCACTGTAAATCCTAGGCAGGCGGAGGGAAGGATTTGGCAGTATGAAGATGGGACCTTTGGGTTTGGTTTTCTGCGAGACAATTACATTATAGACTTGAGATGTATTGCTCAGAATGGTCAGATTTTGGAGGTAGCAGATTTTTCTGGTGAATGA
- the LOC107869466 gene encoding exocyst complex component EXO70I → MSMEEVKQDDQIMFKLKQTCSDLKNLLQLSSNVETTLAEIEERFVGMQENLSIASRRITPLQSLSIANKALDTKINRAISPALALLESFKLSESLQHKLLGLTNKLANEKSFNKRVEKLIKYVDTVDDLNEAINSISRECEPAIQKLQEVVEFLSRTKATDQFRTHRLRETLITLKALCENEVDAMRFDGVLDDALLNLQDEYESLLNNMRHRNFMEAKSDCDDDQSDVAAADVVSTDLGSELEIELLTKISETLAANDCLDICIDIFVKVRYKRAAKALMTLNPEYLKTYSPEEIDEMEWESLETVISLWIQHFELAIKNVFVSEKKLCCQVLGTIVDGVIWPECFVKIADKIMAVFFRFGEGVARSKKEPQKLFKLLHMFESLEKLKSEFSEIFAGEAGADICSRYRELEKLLVHSSTKVFFELGLQIEANQDVLPPQDGSVPKLVRYAINYLKYLLTDAYSATMVRILRTEQIWKAGILSSPEMDENLLKDAMFNIMDAIRRNVESKKLRYKDKVLPHVFVMNTYWYIYMRTRGTELGKLMGDQYMKKTYKVVAEESAYSYQKQAWGPLVRLLDREELKRVDKDGLTAMVRGKMDAFTKGFDDITQRHKNFYHIPDADLREQIREATVKLVTPVYTEFLNNFASSLHVKSYPSPEYIEDSLNQMFQVAYHKSSGKSSLRPRQMRDHSDGSKSLSGEQSRRNKDIRRSKSSAIDT, encoded by the exons ATGTCAATGGAGGAGGTAAAACAAGATGATCAAATCATGTTTAAACTTAAACAAACTTGTTCTGATCTCAAGAACCTTCTTCAACTCTCATCCAATGTTGAAACAACCTTAGCAGAAATAGAAGAGAGATTTGTTGGAATGCAAGAAAATCTATCCATTGCATCAAGAAGAATAACTCCATTACAATCACTTTCCATTGCCAATAAGGCACTCGATACGAAGATCAACAGAGCAATTTCTCCAGCTCTAGCACTCCTTGAAAGTTTCAAACTTTCTGAATCCCTCCAGCATAAGCTTCTTGGACTGACTAATAAATTAGCTAACGAGAAATCGTTTAACAAGAGGGTAGAGAAGTTGATCAAGTACGTGGACACAGTGGATGATTTGAACGAGGCGATTAATTCAATTAGTAGAGAGTGTGAACCAGCTATTCAGAAGTTGCAAGAAGTGGTGGAGTTTTTAAGCAGAACTAAAGCTACAGATCAATTCAGGACGCATCGATTGAGAGAGACTTTGATTACACTTAAAGCTCTTTGTGAAAATGAAGTTGATGCTATGAGATTTGATGGGGTGCTTGATGATGCTTTGTTGAATTTGCAAGATGAATACGAGAGTTTGTTGAATAACATGAGGCATAGGAATTTTATGGAGGCGAaaagtgattgtgatgatgatcaAAGTGATGTTGCTGCTGCAGATGTGGTGTCTACAGATTTAGGAAGTGAATTGGAAATTGAATTGCTTACAAAAATCTCTGAGACATTGGCTGCAAATGACTGTCTTGACATATGTATTGATATCTTTGTGAAG GTAAGATATAAAAGAGCAGCCAAAGCATTGATGACACTGAACCCAGAGTACCTAAAAACATACAGTCCAGAAGAAATCGATGAGATGGAATGGGAGAGCCTAGAGACAGTAATATCCCTTTGGATTCAACACTTTGAACTTGCTATCAAGAATGTATTTGTGTCAGAAAAGAAACTCTGTTGCCAAGTTTTAGGCACAATAGTAGATGGAGTAATATGGCCAGAGTGTTTCGTCAAGATCGCGGACAAGATAATGGCTGTCTTCTTTCGATTTGGAGAAGGGGTAGCACGAAGCAAGAAAGAACCCCAAAAGTTGTTCAAGCTGTTACACATGTTTGAATCACTTGAAAAGCTAAAGTCCGAGTTCTCAGAGATTTTCGCTGGTGAAGCTGGTGCTGATATCTGTTCGCGATATAGAGAATTGGAGAAACTGCTTGTACATTCCTCGACCAAAGTTTTCTTTGAGCTTGGCCTTCAAATTGAGGCTAATCAGGATGTTCTTCCCCCTCAAGATGGTTCGGTTCCAAAACTTGTTCGTTATGCCATTAACTATCTCAAATACCTTCTAACGGATGCATATAGCGCGACAATGGTCAGAATCCTCAGGACAGAACAAATATGGAAAGCTGGAATACTTTCATCACCCGAAATGGATGAAAACTTGCTCAAAGATGCAATGTTCAACATCATGGATGCCATCCGGAGGAATGTTGAATCTAAAAAATTGAGGTATAAGGACAAAGTGTTGCCTCATGTGTTTGTCATGAACACATACTGGTACATTTACATGAGAACTAGAGGTACAGAACTCGGGAAGCTCATGGGAGATCAGTATATGAAGAAGACATACAAAGTTGTAGCTGAAGAATCAGCTTATTCATATCAAAAACAAGCTTGGGGCCCTCTAGTCAGGCTACTGGACCGCGAAGAACTTAAGAGAGTTGACAAAGATGGACTTACTGCTATGGTACGAGGCAAAATGGACGCGTTCACTAAAGGATTTGATGACATTACTCAAAGGCATAAAAACTTTTATCACATCCCTGATGCAGACTTGAGAGAGCAAATCAGAGAGGCTACTGTGAAGCTTGTTACGCCTGTGTATACTGAGTTCTTGAACAACTTCGCGTCTTCTTTACATGTCAAGTCCTATCCTTCACCGGAGTACATAGAAGATTCGCTGAATCAGATGTTTCAGGTTGCTTATCATAAGAGTTCTGGAAAATCATCTTTGAGGCCGCGGCAAATGAGAGATCATTCGGATGGTAGTAAATCATTATCAGGCGAACAATCTCGCAGGAACAAAGACATCAGGAGATCCAAGTCGAGTGCCATTGATACCTGA